A genomic stretch from Calidithermus timidus DSM 17022 includes:
- the rimO gene encoding 30S ribosomal protein S12 methylthiotransferase RimO — protein sequence MAGKVGFVSLGCPKALVDSEQILSRLRAEGYETSPTYEGADVVVVNTCGFITPAVEESLSAIGEALAENGKVIVTGCLGARPEVVKAAHPQVLEVTGPGEVERVLAAVHQVAPPDANPFTALVPPVVKLTPRHYAYLKIAEGCNHKCSFCIIPKLRGLQVSRDAADVLFEATRLVSTGTKELLVIAQDSSAYGVDLRHRESDYAGKKVRAHLVDLVRELSELGAWVRLHYVYPYPHVRELIPLMAEGKLLPYLDVPLQHASPRILRAMRRPGGAESHLKTIQEWRSIAPDLAIRSTFIVGFPGESEEDFQLLLDFIAEAKLDRVGCFTYSEVEGADANALGGHVPEEVKEERRARFMELQGRVSLQKNRARVGQVLEVIVDEYGELPGQVVGRSKYDAPGIDGLVYAQTDGTVKIGDLIEVRITQAQTYDLYGEMTRALSWKPNVPVMGVADSLIRL from the coding sequence ATGGCAGGTAAGGTTGGCTTCGTGAGCTTGGGCTGTCCCAAGGCGCTGGTTGATTCCGAACAGATCCTCTCGCGCTTGCGCGCGGAGGGCTACGAGACCTCCCCCACCTACGAGGGGGCCGATGTGGTGGTGGTCAACACCTGCGGCTTCATCACCCCGGCCGTCGAGGAGTCGCTCTCGGCCATCGGGGAGGCCCTGGCTGAAAACGGCAAGGTGATCGTCACCGGCTGCTTGGGGGCCAGGCCCGAGGTCGTCAAGGCGGCGCACCCCCAGGTGCTCGAGGTCACCGGTCCCGGCGAGGTGGAGCGGGTGCTCGCCGCCGTGCACCAAGTCGCCCCGCCCGACGCCAACCCCTTCACCGCGCTCGTCCCGCCCGTCGTCAAGCTCACCCCACGCCACTACGCCTACCTCAAGATCGCCGAGGGCTGCAACCACAAGTGCAGCTTCTGCATCATCCCCAAGCTGCGCGGCCTGCAGGTCTCCCGCGACGCCGCCGACGTGCTCTTCGAGGCCACCCGGCTGGTGAGCACCGGCACCAAGGAGCTCTTGGTCATCGCTCAGGACTCCTCGGCCTACGGCGTGGACCTCCGCCACCGCGAGTCTGACTACGCGGGTAAGAAGGTGCGGGCCCACCTGGTGGACTTGGTGCGCGAACTCTCCGAATTGGGAGCCTGGGTGCGCCTGCACTACGTCTACCCCTACCCCCACGTGCGCGAGCTGATCCCCTTGATGGCTGAGGGCAAGCTGCTGCCTTACCTCGACGTCCCCCTCCAGCACGCCAGCCCCCGCATCCTGCGGGCCATGCGCCGCCCCGGCGGGGCCGAGAGCCACCTCAAGACCATCCAGGAGTGGCGCTCCATTGCCCCCGACTTGGCCATCCGCTCCACGTTCATCGTGGGCTTTCCCGGCGAGAGCGAGGAGGATTTCCAATTGCTCCTCGACTTCATCGCCGAGGCCAAGCTCGACCGGGTGGGTTGCTTCACCTACTCCGAGGTGGAGGGAGCCGACGCCAACGCCTTAGGGGGCCACGTCCCCGAGGAGGTCAAGGAGGAGCGCAGGGCCCGCTTCATGGAGTTGCAGGGCCGCGTGAGCCTCCAGAAGAACCGCGCGCGGGTGGGGCAGGTGCTCGAGGTCATCGTCGATGAGTACGGCGAGTTGCCGGGGCAGGTGGTGGGCCGCAGCAAGTACGACGCCCCGGGCATCGACGGGCTGGTCTACGCCCAAACCGACGGCACGGTCAAGATTGGCGACCTCATCGAGGTAAGGATCACCCAGGCCCAGACCTACGACCTCTACGGGGAGATGACCCGGGCGCTGTCCTGGAAGCCCAATGTCCCGGTTATGGGCGTGGCAGACAGCCTTATCCGGTTGTAA
- a CDS encoding DMT family transporter — protein sequence MSDVQRGFVAGVLASAIWGGMYVVSKVVLEVVPPITLVAIRMAIAFMAMLLYLRLLGRDWRLPRVLWGRVLAMGLVGYALSITAQFIGTALAGAALGSLITTASPLVTVALASLLGLERVTARAWLGLGIALLGVWALSGSGEANLPGILWLLLAALTWGILGLIGGQTVRRYDPALVSAWASLVGGLALLPLVPGELARQPVGEVSLGIAAGMLYLGVVSTAVAFTLWVYAVARAGSVLSGIAFFAQPAVGALLGWALLGESLGLGFALGAALLVAGALVARPR from the coding sequence ATGAGCGACGTACAGCGGGGATTCGTGGCTGGGGTGCTGGCATCGGCGATCTGGGGCGGGATGTACGTGGTGTCGAAGGTGGTGCTCGAGGTCGTCCCACCCATCACCCTGGTGGCTATACGCATGGCGATCGCCTTCATGGCGATGCTTTTATACCTGCGCCTGCTGGGCCGCGACTGGCGGTTGCCTCGCGTGCTGTGGGGGCGGGTGCTGGCGATGGGGCTGGTGGGCTATGCCCTCTCCATCACCGCGCAGTTCATCGGCACTGCTCTGGCTGGGGCCGCGCTGGGATCGCTGATCACCACCGCCTCGCCCTTGGTCACGGTGGCCCTGGCCTCGCTGCTGGGCCTCGAGCGGGTTACGGCCCGGGCCTGGCTGGGTCTGGGAATCGCCCTGCTGGGGGTCTGGGCGCTCTCCGGCAGCGGCGAGGCCAACCTGCCCGGCATCCTCTGGCTGCTGCTGGCCGCCCTCACCTGGGGCATCCTGGGCCTCATCGGCGGTCAGACCGTGCGCCGCTACGACCCCGCGCTGGTCTCAGCCTGGGCCAGCCTGGTGGGGGGCCTGGCCCTGCTGCCGTTGGTTCCCGGGGAGCTGGCCCGTCAGCCGGTAGGGGAGGTGAGCCTGGGGATCGCCGCCGGGATGCTCTACCTGGGCGTGGTGTCTACGGCGGTGGCCTTCACGCTGTGGGTCTACGCGGTGGCTCGAGCGGGCTCGGTGCTCAGCGGCATCGCCTTCTTCGCCCAGCCCGCAGTGGGGGCGCTGCTGGGGTGGGCGCTGCTGGGCGAGTCGCTGGGGCTGGGGTTCGCGCTGGGGGCGGCGCTGCTGGTGGCGGGGGCGCTGGTGGCGCGGCCCAGATGA
- a CDS encoding deoxyguanosinetriphosphate triphosphohydrolase, translated as MLYSREKLQQLEATTLAPYACTSAHSRGREFAESESAFRTPFQKDRDRVIHTTAFRRLEYKTQVFVNYEGDYYRTRLTHSLEVAQVARSIARALGLNEDLAETIALAHDLGHPPFGHAGERVLNELMRDHGGFDHNRQSLRIVTYLEERYPGFRGLNLTWETREGLMKHETLYDSPQEGVRLERRPSLEAQVVNLADEIAYNAHDLDDGLRSGLLQPAQLGEVRLLAELAEELGFRLESLSEFQRRVFIRELLGLIITDCVKATHEALEKHAITSLEAVRAHPSLLARYSEQLKPRLAELRRFLFANLYRHYYVVRQVSKSKLVLERLFESYTRQPDLLPPGVRKAQDGQGLHRAVCDYLAGMTDRYALDEYAKLFEPYGR; from the coding sequence ATGCTGTACAGCCGTGAAAAACTTCAGCAGCTCGAAGCCACCACCCTCGCCCCCTATGCCTGCACCTCGGCGCACAGCCGGGGGCGCGAGTTTGCGGAGAGCGAATCGGCCTTCCGCACGCCTTTTCAGAAGGACCGCGACCGGGTGATCCACACCACCGCCTTCCGGCGGCTGGAGTACAAGACCCAGGTCTTCGTCAACTACGAGGGAGACTACTACCGCACCCGCCTGACCCATAGCCTCGAGGTCGCCCAGGTCGCCCGCTCCATCGCCCGGGCCCTGGGGCTCAACGAGGACCTCGCCGAGACCATCGCCCTGGCCCACGACCTCGGCCATCCCCCCTTCGGCCACGCAGGCGAGCGGGTCTTGAACGAGTTAATGCGCGATCACGGCGGCTTCGACCACAACCGCCAGTCGCTGCGCATCGTGACTTACCTCGAGGAGCGCTACCCCGGCTTCAGGGGCCTCAACCTGACCTGGGAGACCCGTGAGGGCCTCATGAAGCACGAGACCCTCTACGACAGCCCACAAGAGGGCGTGCGCCTCGAGCGCAGACCCAGCCTCGAGGCCCAGGTCGTGAACCTGGCCGACGAGATCGCCTACAACGCCCACGACCTCGACGATGGACTGCGCTCGGGTCTGCTGCAACCGGCCCAGCTCGGTGAGGTGAGGCTCCTGGCTGAGCTGGCCGAAGAGCTGGGCTTCAGGCTCGAGAGCTTGAGCGAGTTCCAGCGCCGCGTCTTCATCCGCGAGTTGCTGGGCCTGATCATCACCGACTGCGTCAAAGCCACCCACGAAGCCCTGGAAAAGCACGCCATCACCAGCCTCGAGGCCGTGCGGGCTCACCCCTCGCTGTTGGCGCGCTACTCCGAGCAGCTCAAGCCCCGCCTGGCCGAGCTGCGCCGCTTCCTCTTCGCCAACCTCTACCGCCATTACTACGTCGTGCGCCAGGTGAGCAAGTCGAAGCTGGTGCTCGAGCGGCTCTTCGAGAGCTACACCCGCCAGCCCGACCTGCTGCCGCCGGGCGTGCGCAAAGCGCAGGACGGCCAGGGCCTGCACCGGGCGGTGTGTGACTATCTGGCCGGGATGACCGACCGCTATGCCCTAGACGAGTACGCCAAGCTCTTCGAGCCCTATGGGCGATGA
- a CDS encoding adenosylcobalamin-dependent ribonucleoside-diphosphate reductase, whose amino-acid sequence MDAFEPAVFDDHARSIAKRQYMQDGDGDVFGMFRRVADWVALPESEHNRAYWSEQFYRLMASKRFCPGGRVLAGAGTQHGNVLNCFVQGATEHEPASFEGVLEVAKKLALVTKVGGGNGVNLDPYVSRKSAGSRGTVRGFAYLSAAHADVEDFIRGLMRPPINPDGEKESVTIRNWTRVVYGLVSPELAALARRHGVMTVREKPAAAMVIPDDMGGIIDTAREAIRLATTHAEPHVDFSALRPEGAPIKGSGGTSSGPVSFLVEIFDNFLEWANLGAEKSGPVATLRYVYSPVLRVVRQGGTRRGAGMATLSIDHPDLLDFLTAKDLDREAAEGDISTFNISILVTEAFWSTLQADGLWNVEPVEVPGKYYPVAVEGEYTGILPDLPDREADGARPIPVYRLGADSFQDKAGAPVGLGVPAKWLWHEIAWHAWATGEPGLIFVDRINELSALKNLGEKYVIKSTNPCGEIPLTVGEPCDLGAINLAAYVEGGRFNFAEFRKDVRTCIRFLDNVLDVNVFALEDNRVASQTLRRLGLGVMGLADALIKLGLPYASEAGRQAVAEMMSAMREEAIKASEQLGEERGVFPLYRDNPAAFEALGIRPRRNVAVLTVAPTGTTSMLMGVSSGIEPVFSPFMWRRIGGQYKALLHPLFVELMEQYPASEAFATPEGKWDWDRLIEAIQANHGTVKGLRGIPAGIAAVFEGAHDVPPLDHVRMQGVVQRAFDAEGYAANSLSKTINLPNHATVEDVEAAYTEAYLTGCKGITVYRDGSRQFQVLSVSKEEKASQDEKRQAQNAEGSTVVQPALLDVPSPPVNKVGQPVFERTGRLVGYTDMVKLTAADGTRRGFLVTVNLQGEHPVEVILTSGKAGDEANADSEALGRVISIALQYGVPAEALIKTLRGINGGLYGNYQGRFVTSKADLIAVALETSAAVVLEESRRATSSEGDPPSGRPAAVHRDVVLQTPQRPLTPPAYILSAKPAKPTDDPLLGRAGPVHRADDPLSGQPAAVHRAGKCPECGDENLVREEGCVKCYSCGYSKCG is encoded by the coding sequence ATGGACGCCTTTGAACCTGCAGTTTTTGACGATCACGCCCGCTCAATTGCCAAGCGGCAGTATATGCAGGATGGTGACGGGGACGTATTTGGCATGTTTCGCCGGGTGGCCGACTGGGTGGCCCTCCCGGAGTCTGAGCACAACCGCGCCTACTGGAGCGAGCAGTTCTACCGCTTGATGGCTTCCAAGCGCTTCTGCCCTGGCGGGCGGGTGCTGGCGGGGGCGGGAACCCAGCACGGCAACGTGCTCAACTGCTTTGTGCAGGGGGCCACCGAGCACGAGCCCGCGAGTTTCGAGGGGGTGCTCGAGGTGGCCAAGAAGCTCGCCCTGGTGACCAAGGTGGGCGGGGGTAACGGGGTCAACCTCGACCCTTATGTCTCCCGTAAAAGCGCAGGCTCCCGCGGCACGGTGCGCGGCTTCGCCTATTTGAGCGCCGCCCACGCCGACGTCGAAGATTTCATCCGCGGGCTGATGCGCCCACCCATCAACCCCGATGGCGAGAAGGAGAGCGTTACCATCCGTAACTGGACCCGCGTGGTGTACGGGTTGGTGAGCCCCGAGCTCGCCGCGCTGGCCCGCCGCCACGGGGTTATGACCGTGCGGGAAAAGCCCGCTGCTGCCATGGTGATCCCCGACGACATGGGCGGCATCATCGACACGGCGCGAGAGGCCATTCGACTGGCCACTACCCACGCCGAACCCCACGTTGACTTCAGCGCCCTGCGCCCGGAAGGTGCTCCCATCAAGGGTTCGGGTGGCACCAGCAGCGGTCCGGTGAGCTTCCTGGTGGAAATCTTCGACAACTTCCTGGAGTGGGCCAACCTGGGGGCGGAGAAGAGCGGCCCGGTGGCGACGCTGCGCTACGTGTACTCGCCGGTGCTCAGGGTGGTGCGCCAAGGGGGCACCCGGCGCGGGGCGGGCATGGCCACCCTCTCCATCGACCACCCCGACTTGCTCGACTTCCTCACCGCCAAGGACCTCGACCGCGAGGCCGCCGAGGGCGACATCTCCACCTTCAACATCTCCATCCTGGTCACCGAGGCTTTCTGGAGCACCCTCCAGGCCGACGGCCTGTGGAACGTTGAGCCGGTCGAGGTGCCCGGCAAGTACTACCCTGTGGCGGTGGAAGGGGAGTACACGGGCATTCTCCCCGACCTCCCCGATCGCGAGGCCGACGGCGCCCGCCCCATCCCCGTCTACCGCCTGGGGGCAGATTCCTTCCAGGACAAAGCCGGTGCCCCTGTAGGCCTGGGCGTGCCCGCGAAGTGGCTGTGGCACGAGATCGCCTGGCACGCCTGGGCCACCGGTGAGCCGGGCCTGATCTTCGTTGACCGCATCAACGAGCTCTCGGCGCTGAAGAACCTAGGGGAAAAGTACGTAATAAAAAGCACAAACCCCTGCGGGGAAATCCCGCTCACCGTGGGTGAGCCCTGCGACCTGGGCGCGATCAACCTGGCGGCCTACGTCGAGGGTGGGCGGTTCAACTTCGCCGAATTCCGCAAGGACGTGCGCACCTGCATCCGCTTCCTCGACAACGTGCTCGACGTGAACGTCTTCGCCCTCGAGGACAACCGCGTCGCCAGCCAGACCCTGCGCCGGCTGGGCCTGGGGGTGATGGGCCTGGCCGATGCGCTCATCAAGCTGGGCCTGCCTTACGCCTCGGAGGCCGGGCGCCAGGCGGTGGCCGAGATGATGAGCGCCATGCGCGAGGAGGCCATCAAAGCCTCCGAGCAGCTCGGCGAGGAGCGGGGGGTGTTCCCCCTCTACCGCGACAACCCCGCGGCCTTTGAGGCGCTGGGCATCCGCCCCCGCCGCAACGTGGCGGTGCTCACGGTGGCCCCCACCGGCACCACCAGCATGCTCATGGGCGTCTCGAGCGGCATCGAACCCGTGTTCTCGCCCTTCATGTGGCGGCGCATCGGCGGGCAGTACAAGGCTTTGCTGCACCCACTGTTCGTCGAGCTGATGGAGCAGTACCCCGCCAGCGAGGCCTTCGCCACGCCCGAGGGCAAGTGGGACTGGGACCGGCTCATCGAGGCCATCCAGGCCAACCACGGCACCGTGAAGGGCCTCCGCGGTATCCCCGCGGGCATTGCCGCCGTGTTCGAGGGGGCTCACGACGTGCCGCCTTTGGACCACGTGCGCATGCAGGGTGTGGTACAGCGGGCCTTCGACGCCGAGGGCTACGCGGCTAACTCGCTGTCGAAGACCATTAACCTCCCCAACCACGCTACCGTGGAGGACGTAGAGGCCGCCTACACCGAAGCCTACCTCACCGGCTGCAAGGGGATCACGGTCTACCGCGACGGCAGCCGTCAGTTCCAGGTGCTCTCGGTGAGCAAGGAAGAGAAGGCTTCGCAAGACGAAAAGCGCCAGGCGCAAAACGCCGAGGGGAGCACGGTGGTGCAGCCGGCGCTGCTGGACGTGCCGAGCCCGCCTGTGAACAAGGTGGGTCAGCCGGTCTTTGAGCGCACGGGCCGCCTGGTGGGCTATACCGACATGGTCAAGCTCACCGCCGCCGACGGGACCCGCCGGGGTTTCCTGGTGACGGTCAACCTGCAGGGTGAGCACCCGGTGGAGGTCATCCTCACCTCGGGCAAGGCCGGCGACGAGGCCAACGCCGACAGTGAGGCGCTGGGCCGGGTCATCTCCATCGCCTTGCAGTACGGCGTGCCCGCTGAGGCCCTCATCAAGACCCTGCGCGGCATCAACGGTGGCCTCTACGGCAACTACCAGGGCCGCTTCGTGACTTCCAAGGCCGACCTCATCGCGGTGGCCCTGGAGACCAGCGCAGCCGTGGTCCTCGAGGAAAGCCGTCGCGCTACCTCGAGCGAGGGCGATCCCCCATCGGGGCGGCCTGCGGCTGTACATCGGGATGTGGTCCTCCAAACCCCCCAGCGTCCCCTGACCCCGCCTGCCTACATCCTGAGCGCTAAGCCCGCCAAGCCCACGGACGATCCCCTGTTGGGACGGGCAGGGCCCGTGCACCGGGCGGACGATCCCCTATCGGGACAGCCTGCGGCTGTGCACCGGGCGGGCAAGTGCCCGGAGTGCGGCGACGAGAACTTAGTGCGTGAGGAGGGCTGCGTCAAGTGCTATAGCTGTGGCTACAGCAAGTGCGGCTAG
- the hemG gene encoding protoporphyrinogen oxidase: MSRLVIVGGGMAGLAAAYYAHRADPNLEIGLLEAAERLGGKVSTVAEEGFLLEGGPDAVVRYKPWALALMKELGLEGQVVGTLPARPSALIHDGERALPIPAGLQMVVPGDLRALALTPLLSPFGKARALLDLLLPKGSPGDEPFGAFIQRRLGRQAWERLAAPLSGGIYGGDPYSLSTLAAFPQLKALEQEHGSLVRGALQQRGQRGSREAGQLFASLEGGLGQWVRALEQHLSGVTLRLGTAATGLERRGEGWRIHTPEGWLEADAVILATPASASARLLEPLHPSAAEALRQIPYGDSATVSLAFPLEGLPPRIGHGMLMAAGRGFAVRGFTWTDQKWKGRAPEGYGLVRAYFSGVKAEADELIRLALADLQRLWGRVPPPERSWVFRWQEGLPHYTLGHQQRVAAAMEAESLPGLFLAGAAYFGVGLPEVVRMGQEKAARAVEFLR; the protein is encoded by the coding sequence ATGAGCCGCCTGGTGATCGTGGGGGGCGGGATGGCCGGGCTGGCCGCGGCCTACTACGCCCACCGGGCCGACCCCAACCTGGAGATCGGCCTGCTCGAGGCCGCCGAGCGGCTGGGGGGCAAGGTCAGCACCGTGGCCGAGGAGGGCTTCTTGCTCGAGGGCGGCCCCGACGCGGTGGTGCGCTACAAGCCCTGGGCGCTGGCCTTGATGAAGGAGCTGGGGCTGGAGGGGCAGGTCGTGGGCACCCTCCCCGCCCGCCCCTCGGCCCTGATCCACGACGGGGAGCGGGCGCTGCCCATCCCCGCCGGGCTGCAGATGGTGGTGCCGGGCGACCTGAGGGCCCTGGCCCTCACGCCCCTGCTCTCCCCCTTCGGCAAGGCCCGCGCCCTGCTCGACCTGCTGCTGCCCAAGGGCTCGCCGGGCGACGAGCCCTTCGGGGCCTTCATCCAGCGGCGCCTGGGGCGTCAGGCCTGGGAACGGCTGGCCGCGCCCCTCTCGGGCGGCATCTACGGCGGCGACCCCTACTCCCTCTCCACCCTGGCGGCCTTCCCCCAGCTCAAGGCCCTCGAGCAGGAGCACGGCAGCCTGGTGCGCGGGGCGCTCCAGCAACGCGGCCAGCGGGGAAGCCGGGAAGCCGGTCAGCTCTTCGCCTCGCTGGAGGGCGGCCTGGGACAGTGGGTGCGGGCGCTGGAGCAGCACCTCAGCGGCGTGACGCTACGGCTGGGCACCGCCGCGACCGGGCTCGAGCGCCGGGGCGAGGGCTGGCGCATCCACACCCCGGAGGGCTGGCTCGAGGCCGACGCCGTGATCCTGGCGACCCCGGCCAGCGCGAGCGCCCGGCTGCTGGAACCCCTCCACCCCTCGGCGGCGGAGGCCCTGCGACAGATCCCCTACGGCGACTCGGCCACGGTCTCGCTGGCCTTCCCCCTCGAGGGCCTGCCCCCGCGCATAGGCCACGGGATGCTGATGGCGGCGGGCCGGGGCTTCGCGGTGCGGGGCTTCACCTGGACCGACCAGAAGTGGAAAGGCCGTGCCCCGGAGGGCTACGGGCTGGTGCGGGCCTACTTCTCGGGGGTGAAGGCCGAAGCGGATGAGCTGATTCGGCTGGCCCTGGCCGACCTGCAGCGGCTGTGGGGCAGGGTGCCCCCGCCTGAGCGCAGCTGGGTCTTCCGCTGGCAGGAGGGCCTGCCGCACTACACCCTGGGGCACCAGCAGCGCGTGGCAGCGGCGATGGAGGCCGAATCCCTGCCGGGGCTCTTCCTGGCCGGAGCTGCCTACTTCGGGGTGGGCCTGCCCGAAGTGGTGCGGATGGGTCAGGAGAAAGCGGCCAGGGCCGTGGAATTTCTGAGGTAG
- the hemH gene encoding ferrochelatase has product MNVLLMAYGTPYRRSEIEAYYTDIRRGRPPTKELLEELEQRYRLIGRSPLNEITYAQAVRLEAALNATLPLYPEPLGASPGARVRGPARVYHGTKHWHPFIKEAVQAMAEDGVTRAVGIVAAPHYSSRSIAEYQEKVEQALEELGRPFEVRYVEHYYDHPGYVQAVAVRVGEQLWRLVDPEHALFLFTAHSIPERAAQDGRYQAQVQATAELVAQRLGLAHWDTAWQSAGRTPEPWIGPDVNERLEQAAAEGYKEVVVTAVGFPSDHLEVYYDLDYEAQATAQRLGLRLLRTRSLNADPDYIEVLRDMVSRRWAEFR; this is encoded by the coding sequence ATGAACGTACTCCTGATGGCCTACGGCACCCCCTACCGGCGCAGCGAGATCGAAGCCTACTACACCGACATCCGCCGGGGCCGCCCCCCCACGAAGGAGCTGCTGGAGGAACTCGAGCAGCGCTACCGGCTCATCGGGCGCAGCCCCCTCAACGAGATCACCTACGCCCAGGCGGTGCGGCTCGAGGCCGCCCTCAACGCCACGCTGCCCCTCTATCCCGAACCCCTCGGCGCTTCGCCGGGGGCGCGGGTGCGCGGCCCGGCGCGGGTCTACCACGGCACCAAGCACTGGCACCCCTTCATCAAGGAGGCCGTGCAGGCCATGGCCGAGGACGGCGTAACGCGGGCAGTGGGCATCGTGGCCGCTCCCCACTACTCCTCCCGCAGCATCGCCGAGTATCAGGAAAAGGTGGAGCAGGCCCTCGAGGAGCTGGGACGACCCTTCGAGGTGCGCTACGTGGAGCACTACTACGACCACCCCGGCTACGTGCAGGCCGTCGCCGTGCGGGTAGGCGAGCAGCTGTGGCGGCTGGTGGACCCAGAGCACGCCCTCTTCCTCTTCACCGCGCACTCCATCCCCGAGCGGGCCGCGCAGGACGGGCGCTACCAGGCTCAGGTGCAGGCCACCGCCGAGCTGGTGGCGCAGCGGCTGGGCCTGGCGCACTGGGACACCGCCTGGCAGTCGGCAGGACGCACCCCCGAGCCCTGGATCGGGCCCGACGTCAACGAGCGGCTCGAGCAGGCCGCCGCCGAGGGCTATAAGGAGGTGGTGGTGACGGCGGTGGGCTTCCCCAGCGATCACCTCGAGGTCTACTACGACCTCGACTACGAAGCCCAAGCCACCGCCCAGCGCCTGGGGCTGCGCCTGCTGCGCACCCGCAGCCTCAACGCCGACCCCGATTACATCGAGGTGCTGCGCGACATGGTGAGCCGGCGGTGGGCGGAGTTCCGATGA
- a CDS encoding chlorite dismutase family protein translates to MADETDPKTQRQYEEKPTRRMVDLDPAGLISRKAPDQAKRQFLNYSFYKLEPAFRRLSKEEREAAKAEFAQVCECWAQRGDGFILRSYSLVGLRADVDFMLWRISFDVRDFQAMQRELNRTVLGGYLSQPYSFLSMQKRSIYVDRFNPEGEGVHLRPGEGNYLFVYPFVKTRAWYNLSPQARQGMMDEHIYVSAPFTGVTLNTSYSYGIDDQEFVVAFDSNYPQEFVDLVQRLRFTEASLYTLRDTPMFTCVKKDIREALDDLA, encoded by the coding sequence ATGGCAGACGAAACTGACCCGAAGACCCAACGCCAGTACGAGGAAAAGCCCACCCGGCGCATGGTGGACCTGGATCCCGCCGGGCTCATCAGCCGCAAGGCCCCCGACCAAGCCAAGCGACAGTTCCTCAACTACAGCTTCTACAAGCTCGAGCCCGCCTTCCGCCGCCTGAGCAAGGAAGAGCGCGAGGCGGCCAAGGCCGAGTTCGCCCAGGTGTGCGAGTGCTGGGCCCAGCGCGGCGATGGCTTCATCCTGCGCAGCTACAGCCTGGTGGGGCTGCGCGCCGACGTGGACTTCATGCTCTGGCGCATCTCCTTCGACGTACGCGACTTCCAGGCCATGCAGCGCGAGCTCAACCGGACCGTCCTGGGCGGCTACCTGAGCCAACCCTACTCTTTCCTCTCCATGCAGAAGCGCTCGATCTACGTCGATCGCTTCAACCCCGAGGGCGAGGGGGTCCACCTGCGGCCAGGCGAGGGCAACTACCTCTTCGTCTACCCCTTCGTGAAGACTCGAGCCTGGTACAACCTCTCCCCCCAGGCCCGCCAGGGCATGATGGATGAGCACATCTACGTCTCCGCGCCCTTCACCGGCGTCACGCTCAACACCAGCTACTCCTACGGCATCGACGACCAGGAGTTCGTGGTGGCCTTCGACTCCAACTACCCCCAGGAGTTCGTGGACCTCGTCCAGCGCCTGCGCTTCACCGAGGCCAGCCTCTACACCCTGCGCGATACGCCGATGTTCACCTGCGTGAAGAAGGACATCCGGGAGGCGTTGGACGACTTAGCCTGA
- a CDS encoding type II toxin-antitoxin system Phd/YefM family antitoxin, whose product MHEAKTHLSRLVEAVERGETVVIARKAKPAAQLVPCEERRGRGWPQVTLELSGPYDPEAFGLSRADLKAPETRELF is encoded by the coding sequence TTGCATGAAGCAAAAACCCACCTCTCCAGGCTCGTCGAGGCCGTGGAGCGGGGAGAGACCGTCGTCATTGCCCGCAAAGCGAAGCCTGCCGCGCAACTCGTGCCCTGTGAGGAAAGAAGAGGGCGAGGCTGGCCGCAGGTGACCCTCGAGCTCTCCGGTCCCTATGACCCCGAGGCCTTCGGGCTGAGCCGGGCCGACCTCAAAGCCCCCGAAACGCGGGAGCTGTTCTGA